TCGCAAACATTTTAGCTATATCATTAGATTAGTCAGACCAAGCACCTCATCTCTGCACGCAATCTCTGCACCTCATCTCTGCACGCAATTAAAACTTGGTGAGGTAGAAACAGCTCTGCATGGTTATCACACAACttgtgttaacacacacacacacacacacacaaatagatcaACTAATAATTAACCTGCGTGTTGAGAGTTTATATGTATAATCCCTGGAATTTGTGGGTGGGTTCAGGCTGAACTCCCCAGACAAACCCTGTCTCTAGACAGACATGTAACAGAACTATACACTAGGAAGCTGAATCTTTAATCTTTAACATTAGTTCTGCTGTCTACTCTGCTTGCATAAATGTGCCACTGTTCATGTCAAGGCAAATGTGGTAAAAATGTCTTGGAGCATTTTGAAGTGTACCAATAATGTATCATTAAAACTATAAATATGAGGATGCTTTAATATAGCAATGACAAAAAGCCTCCTTTGACAGATGCAGCATATCGGATGTATTTACAGGAAAAAATGCTATTATCAAGACCCCATTCACCTGTACACAGAGCTTGTAAAACGCTTGTGCTGTGCCATACTGTATGGGGCAAGTCTGGCTTACGTGCTCCCATCTCAACAGCAGGAAGTGTGTAGGATTTTTTccctatagacacacacagaaaataacTTTCACTCAAGATTTCGATAATGAATTTCCAATTAAAAAGTGATTTTAAACAGTGGTGATAGACACTAGATAAAAACTGGCATGTCCATGAGGACTAAACCATCTGCTAAAGTTGTCCCCAAGGGACTAGAAGAGGAACTCACAACATTAAATGTGCTCTTAAATCAgatgccccctggtggctgcaTTTACAAACTACTCTATGCAAACTGATTAGATTCATTCACTCAGTTAACTTCTTCAGAAATATGAGTATACATGGGTTAATTGTTAAATAAATACGAGCATACACAGGTTAACTGTTAATCTGTATTGATCTTTACTTTATGCTGAATAAGGGTTTGGCATTGAGCATAACAGTGATGAGGATATTGTGTATAGTGCTGGAGATGACCTTACAAGTGGTGAATGGACATGTTCACATTTACAGTGTTTAACATACTACTGATAACTGACTTAcagttaacaatgctaacaggTCATGAATAAGACCTATATAAAGCCATATCTATAAAAGCCTGAGTAGGATGTCCTCAAATAAAGCCCTACAGTTAGGCTGACAATTTATTTAGATACCCTGTTTGATGTGAGGGGAAGTCTCCAGGTCTGAAACAGAAGTTGGTGCCTTGTGGTAAACCATGATTGTGAAACGGTGGGTATATGGTCAGCTTAGTGATATGTGGCTGGATATACTTCTGCACAGAACCCACCACACAGGCAAAATACCATCAAAGATAAGAGATACTGGGCTAAAATGGTCCAACTTTATTCAGTAAATGAATTACATTCCCTTCAAGTGCAGTATTATGCAAAATTGTGAATTACAGATTATATTTGgttatattgttttattttccagAAGATGATAGACAATCCAGTTTTACACCTGGTCATAGGCTACATGTTCACTGAGCTGTGCAGTCTTACTGCATTGTGTTCATCACATCTACATGGCATCCGTGATCAAAGAAATTGTATAACAGATCAGAAACTAGATGGTAAAGATAACATGGTATATCCCCCTCCTCTGGAGAAGAACAGCCAGCATCATATCATAGCAATACATAAAACAGGATCAAGCTAAATTACAGCAGTGAACATGTGGTGGTGGGCATGGCACACAACTTTCCACTACTCCCCAAGAGCCCAATGCTACGGAGATCCATTCGCTTTTCTGCACCCAACCTTATGACGAATTCTACATGCTAAGAGGGATTGCATAAATAAGAGTTTAGCATTACAGGAATGTAGTCTTGTGTGTACCCATTTTTGAAGACTGAATCACTCACTGACAATGTTTATGAGCTTTCAACTTTTATTATCCAAAAATTATATGTTCCTTTCTTGGAAAAGATCACCTTGAAGTTCAGTGTTCCTGAGAACTTATTTGCATAGGTATCGTTCCCATACTTCCTTCTAAAAATGAACCCAAGAAGTGCATAGctcaaaaaagtataacatTGATTGCATGTCTACACAAACAGGTCATTAACAAATGTAAGTGAGACATCATTTGTGTTGATTATGTCAGTTTGTTTTAATCAGAAAACATGTCCACGGATGATCCAAAACAGGATTTAAAAAATGAGCAGCAGACCAATCAGTTGAACAGTTGCTAGTCATTACACTGAAAAAAATGATTCCATGTTCTGCAGTAAGCAAATCAATGTACAAATCAAAGTACTATAAAAAGACCTGGATCTTCAGGGGTGAGACAAGACTGTCTTCGTTTCAAAATTCTAATCCGAGTATTTTCTCAGCCTGGTTATCCAAATGTTTTCCCAGCTGCTGTTGCTTACGAGTCAAAGTTGTCTCCATGACAATGCAATTACTTGGTGCGATTCAATATTTTAACAGTCTTCCTACCATAATGGTAGTAGCTGTAACTAGACGATACAGTCGTCAGCGCCGTGATGTACCTGTGGACAACGACAACGTTTAGATAAGTGCACTTGTTTAAACTCCTCATAATAACCAACTGGTCAGTACATGTGAGCGTATGACAGGTCAGGTCATGGTTATTAAAACACTTGAGAAGAGGCTATTACTTACCACAGAGACTGCAGCAGCAGACTGTCTGTATAGTGAAAGACTGGGGAGGCCACGGAAGCAGCCACCAAGAGCAACTGAATAGCCGTATTCACCTGCAACAGGCAATGCTTTATTTTATTAGTCAATGGGCCACATCAAATCTTAACTGAGTTGGGGCAGCTGCAGTAGTGCTGTAACAGTCTTGTACTAAGTGAACCAAGAGTAAGACTATTCTATGTTAATTCACATTTCCTTCATGTGCTCAAGTAAGGTATGGGCACACAGGGAAATGTCTGCTTCTGCTTTTCTGCCATGTCACCAAGAAAGCTTCAAAGATTCCCTGCAATTTCACCTCCAACTGTTTGTTCCATTTCTACCACAAAATGATGTGATATTATATTAGCCCTCCACCAGTCATGTATTAAATACAATTTTTCCAGTTACCAATATGCTCCAGCACTGACTGACGAAACTTGGCTTTTTACTGGACACATTAGCCTCTTAGCACACATTTTATGCTTGACCGTAATGTCTTCTGTGGAAATTCAGACCTTAAAGACGCTTACTTCTGAAGATATGTAACAAGACAAGAGGTTGGGGAAACGGACCTGAGGCTAAAAAAATATGCATCTGTCTGCTGAAACAGCAAGCATGTGCACAATAATAGATTTGTTTAACAAAAACATTGCTGTGTTCCAGACAACTCGTAAGACTTTACAGCTGAAGCTTTTAATATTTCAACCTGAAAGTCGGTAAAAGTTCAgaaattgaaaaaagaaaaagcattTTTTCCTTAAAATATCGTCCTGTCCTTGTTCAGTAGTCCAACCTGGTACTTCTGGTGTCAACACCTGAAAAGATATTTCCCCTTTCAAAAAAACAATGTGAAGAACAAGGGTCCTACCTTGCTTATGAAAGTTGGCTTCAACTGAGCAGTGGTGTAGCAGGGATTGAAGAACTTGCTGAGAGTGACCTggtgaaataatatatattttcaatACAATAAAAAGGAATAATTTTATATCCATAAGAACAAAGATCTTACATGTTTTGGCAATTAATAAAAATGAATAAGTATTGTATATAAGTGATTCTTCTAAAGCTGGGAACAGACCTCCCGATTTTTTTCAATCGCACTCCATAAGATCGATATTGAGTAGATCAAATGGAAACAGAGTCAGGTGTAATTGGGAGTTCGTTTTTGAGCACCCGGAGAaaataaatactcttttctgattggctggtgggttggctattaattctgaataacgggacacctattaagtagatctggtaaaaaaaaaaaaaaaaagtttaaatcaCTGtaccatatcaatgcttatgaatggtaactataacaaccatagtaggatgaCAGTTGAGCCTGGTATACGCGCACTACCCATGTTGCATATGGACCCGCAAATTAATCAAGTGTAAAAAGTATCGACTGGTAGGTTAATAACGAAGGTAATTGGGATTATAGCAATTTTGCAAATGTGAGGAAGGCACAACTTTGGCAAAATCGTTTAGTATGCACTTGTGGcggatttgcaccaaataaaggctgtggtggtgtttctacaacatgttggcacaaaatgtaatttctgtcagaaactaaGTAGGCTAAGCGTTTTTTCTATTGTCAACGTGAACTATGACTGTGTCCATGTTCAGTATGTTTTTCATGTTcagtatgtttttcatttagtcaagcagtgacatgtggttaaATTAACAGGGTGACGCAAGTCAGATAGAAGGTGGgcctgtctttagtagcctattcctgaatcctctcaaattacattaaaataatgtgattagcaaccagaattaaAAAGAAAATCCTGGGTGAGACACCCCGGACCCCGTGTTATTTTTAttaggctaaaaaaaaaatgcctcaGATGTAAGTAATTAGTCAAAGAgtcattgtgttgtgtgtaaatAGAGGTTAAGAACGATAGTCTAGTTTTTGTTAATGAAATGTCAATTTATTAATATTGTAATACCTTCTGATATTTAGTTAGTTAGGTTTTTTTTGCTGCAGACTGGCCTGCCcgacttctaaaaaaaaaaatctagaggaaacactgtaACAAACATGTTTGATTGAATTTGGATAGCGCCAGCAATGGAAAGAATAAAAGGATTCAAATTTGTCCCACAAACATAACGATTCCTGCCGTGACCATAATTTCTAAATCAGCCGTAAAAATTGGGAGGTCTGCTCCCAGTTTTACACAAAACAATCTGCATATCTTTTGCCCGTTTTTATAAACTGTTACTGAACACTACTTCATAATGTAATGGTTTCATGTATACATGGTCATGTTAATTTGTACACTGAGGCTGCAAAGATGCCACGTAATCCGTTTCAGACACATTGCCAGCATGACCAGACATAAACAGTCGGTCATCTGATTGATTCACCAGAGTTATGTCTCTCATAGGGAATGCACATAAAGGAGCTGTTGCAGGGTAAGAGAAGTTAGTAGAACATTAGCCATTTTGTGTAATTTATGTCATAAAACCACATACTGAACACGTACATTAACACAGTTGAAATGGACAGTGTAAATAAATTGGATTAACTTTTCTAAGTAGCATGCCTGCTAAGGGGGCAGGAACATCTTCAGTCTGGCAGAGTGGGCATTAGgtagttttgtttattttatttataaacttACTGGGGGTGGAACAGTCTTGTATCGGACATAGAAAACGGCAGCTATCAGGGCAATATCCCTGGAGATGACCAGAGCAGTAAGAGgggctgtaaaaaaaacaatacaaaacaaagacCTCAGAACAAAGTCCACAGGAAACAGGATGTGTTAAGCAAGCTATGTTACAAGACAAACGGCTTAACTAACTGAACTCAAAAACGGATTGCACTGCATTCGTGCAAGTATAACAAATCCTGTCAAACAGGCTTCAGTGCAAAGAGGAGAACTACTGGGTAGCTTTTAGGAAAaactgtgatgtgatgtgtcaTTTGACCTGTGGATAGCCCGAGGTGAACATACCTGGGATGAGGTTGGCATAGGTCAGGCTGACATAGAGAACACTGATGAGGATCTTGTCAGCAAGAGGATCCAGAGCACTACCTAGAGCAGACTTCTGACTGGGCCAATTACGTGCAATCCAGCCATCCAACTGATAGAAGTTACACACATCAACCAGCACATGTTAATGGTCATGGAATCTATAAAGCTCTCTAATTTCAGGGTTATTAGCCCTGTATATTTTGATATCAACTTACCAAATCAGTAGCTCCAGCTAACATGAAAAGGCCAAGTGATATGTGAAAGTAGCGCTCGACTATCAAGTAACCCAACACTGGGGCCAACATAATCCTGGCCATACATAGAAAGTTGGGTATCGTCCATGGGTTTTCATACtgacagggaaaaaaaaaataggattaCATTAAATGTGGCAAGGGGCACTGGGTTAGTCGCTATAAAATGTCACAAATGGTTGAACACTTAGGAGACATTAGTGAAcaaaatgcaaacatacacaagtaaacaaaaaacaaaagtacCAGGAGCATAAGGTCACATACCAATGTTGTGACCTAGTTGAAAACGACAACTGACACTTACCAATTCTTTGAATTGAAAATGTTCGTGGTGAGGGGCTGGAGGCTTAGCATCTTGCTGACAAGATGCACTTTCCCTTGAATCCTGTTGAGATGAGTTTAGCTCTTCGTCCAAAATGGATTTCTTTGGACGGGGACAACAGAAACCTCTTGCTCCAGAGTGAACAGGTAAATTTGCAAGTGGAACTCGGACGTTGAAAACACGAGTGGAATCGAATAGTTGAAGGTTATATTTACACACTGGAGGTTTTGACCGTACAGTCAAAGATGTGAGATTGCGTGTCCTTGTCTTTAATGCTACACAACTTTCCTGATTTTTTGGCAGCGGTGTAAATGAGACGGGCCAAGCGTGGCCCTGACAGTGATAACTAATACCCTCGCCGTTTAAAGTTGACTTGCGGTCATGTAGCCTGTCATTGTGCGCCAACCTCCACCATTGTCCAAGAGAGCAAACTTTTTGTTTTAAACGATGGTGCCAATTCAGATCTGTTCTCGCTTTCTGACACCATTCTGCTGACGCACCCTTGAACAGTTTGGGCCATTTAGTGACAGCAATATTACTACAGTTGAGGGTAGGTACGTGTCCTCTCACACAGCTGAACAAATTAtttttgcaaactgccaaaaacaTATCCGATTCTAAACCAGCTGCTAAACGTACAAGGCAAATTATCAAACTTCATCGATCTAACGTTAATTTATTTATTCTACTTATCTGAGAGGTGTCTGacacacaattgcacaatttcttcATATTTTGAGGAATGTGAAGACCATCAACCACACCGCTCAACGTGTTCCATCTTGCCGTATTCCGTTTCGTTCGCGTTTGCGACAGTGCCTTCTTCTAGCATACTAGTTTACGCGTCAACTGACTAATCATAGGGTTTTAATTTATGAAGTACACCCACAACTAATAACATGAACTTAATACAAATGATTATGTTAGGACCATACCAAGACTATTTATGAAAACATTTGGGTAAATTCTGTCGGGTTTTCCTTGAAGGACGTCCGTCATACGCATGCGCAAATGCACTCGCACGTAGGCTTCATCACCAACCACCTGCCTGGCATGGCATTATGAGTATTATATTAGTTACGTAAGCCATCTATCTCCCATACCCACAACCATCACAAACAAACCCCACAAGTCACCCATGCATTGAAATGTGCACATTAAATAGCAGACAAACGACCTGTTTAGGAAATTGAAAGTAGGAACTGTGAATAATGAATATTAAATGAATAAAACcactttctaaaatatttactttcattcaaagataatttattttttaacacgAGGAAAAGTagtaacaaaaataaacaggttTAACAAATAAAATTGTACTCaatatacatttacatacatttacagggCATTGGTACTGACCAAAAACACTAACCAGGAAAATCAGGTGGCACTTTATGTCAGATGGTCTGTAGTTGGTAAACTTTGTTTCCTTTCTTCAGAAGATAACCTTGTTCATTAAGGGTACTAATAAAACCTTCAAAATCCACAACCTGAAAGAAATATCAGGATTGTAATTACCAACACCATTAACAGCTACTGTATAAAAATCAGCAAACACGATATTTCATCCAGCCCTGCAAAATACTCTTACCTGAATGTTCAGTTCCTTGGCCAGCTGTCGCAACTGCTGAAGTTCAAAATTGGTTTTATGCATGCGTTCAGCCACCTGGTTGAGTGCAGCAACAAACCTCTTCACCTGTGACCTGTTGCTCATCCCTGAGCCCAGCTGTGAGCGCTCAAAGTCCAGCCGCCCAAACTCATCTGAATAAGTGTCCGTTAGGCTAgtagtgaagagagagagaaagataaagaaagaatgaaaatgagagagaaagaaaaaatgaaaatgagagagagagagagagagagagagagagagagagagagagggaagaagaaagAGCTTCACCAGAGCATTgtgatattaaaaaaaaaaaaaactagtgcagttcaaacatgccattcctgtagaaaacctggtttaaaaataggataggggaaaacatcattccagctaagcattcaataatgaatactgaatattatattataatatattagcctataataatgtTCAGTAAGCATAATTTAGGCATGgttgcatgtgacatttttacagatcaaaatgacataagccctacagctgttttgagttaagcctatatgtttattgttaagcTTATTGAATAACTTCCTGATATACCCAGTCTATTCCTGATAGAGAAGACagaccattttgtggaatgatgcatcattgtatgaaatttgcaacaatGTGACTCAACAATCTCTAGACTATAAGTGACatgctctgtctgccactcgttgtctgTAGCTGATCGAAATGACATAAGTCTAAAACTTTGATGTAAGGCTatatatgtttagcctattaaatAACTTCAAGTTATTTaatctccagttcatccagccgttctgaGTCTGGCAATACCAGTTTttgctccagcctagcatagatcattgaatctgacTAGACCATTAGCTAGgtaaaaggtaaaaatcaattgtttaactcaaggggaggtggaaaatgagtgtaattccccaaatggtggaatatccctttaataatatagaagacaaaccattttgtaggaagatgcatcatcatatgagatttgcaacaatgtgactcaaaaacagtctttggTAGCATAAGTGACATGTCGCTCTGTGCCACTCGTTGTCTaactgtgtggcattctgaaacgtTGATAAATTTGGAACCATTagcctatcgctcgtttcaatttgggactttgcagtcggaattgttgtttgtttattcagtctcaagtccaaagtagcctgggttattcaaagtgtcagtttattgcacatcattttgaatagccactTTGTTGGCGTGTGGTTGCAAAATCCGcggaatcattttatgcaagcaaactgcatacagggaaTATTTATTGTTgatgtcagacatgataatcatccaaacatcttgaCTCGTGCTGTGCCCTGATTCAGTGCTACCAAAGCTCCGCTTCGGACCTTACTGTCTCTGGTCCcgcgctgtgctgtgtgagagggggagtggctacagtagagCGGAGAAACCCAACGTGTGCTTCTTATAccaatatatttaacaatatattttgcaattcttatccaaacaacgtcaaacttgACACTGCACTTACTGGTGCCCGTAGCAAGATGCCATGTCACCATGTCTGTCGAATGGTTCAACAGATATGCggttaacacacaaacatgtcgatgggggagtggctacagtagagctgcaaaagccaatgtgtgcCTATTTTACTGATATATTTACCGATATCGTTTGCAATTCCTATCCAAACTTGTATGTCAAATTTAGCACTGCACCTACTCATGCTCGTACCGAGACACCTGGTAAGTTTCAAAGCAATCGGGCCAACGGTTCGTCAGATatgcggcacacacacatacagacagaagttcctgcaatttatagatagatattgTCAGGGAGACTGTGTGGATCAAGTACCTGTGCTTCATAATCTCCACCACATCCTCAGCATCATCTTGAGTGGCTTTCTCCCGAAGTTCTAGTCGGGCCCTTGCcttcaaaacagaaaaaataataataatgtaaatggTCATTCCCAGTAGGGCTGGACGGACATCCTATGGACTCAGTAACACAATCCAAAATGCCTacatataaagaaaaaaataaaataataaaataataataacagaagTAATCATAGtaatagagtaaaaaaaaaaaaaaaaaaaaaaaaaaaaaaaaaaccaacaaaTTCCCAATTGGGCTGGACAGGCCTCCTATGGACTGTTTGTTGCACCTCTGTGAGTCGGATGAGGGACTCCAGCTGGCGGGTGGTGATGGGCGTGCTGTCGGCCGCGTGGTTCTGTTTCCGCAGCTCCAGATAGAAATCCTGCAGCACCTGCGCAGCCTCAGTGGACAGGGTGGGGTGCACGTAGTGGCGTGCGTAGCTCACATACTTCCTCAGTAGCTGGTGAGGGATGGGGTCAAAGTTTTCACCAGGAGTCACCTACGAGTCAGAGGGGAAACATTTTTCTTATCTCATAAGGTCATTTGTGGCTGAATTACTGTTTTAATGTGATAACTGTAATACTGGGAACTACTAAAAAAACTGAATAATCTAAGGTAATACCTGATTATTTTACGGTACAGACTGATTGTAATCTTTAAAATTACAGCTAGTGATTCcgggatttatttttttatttcagcttAATAGGCAATCAAATTACATTTCTCCCTTCTGTGCCACTAAAGCAACATTTTGATTCACTAGAATTGTATTACAAATGAGCAACAACGTTTGTTTTCAGACCCAAGACTGTTTAGAAATACTTAGAGGATGGTAAGATGTGAATTTACTGCAATTGGCAAAACATGGATTAGAAATCAGAGACTGCAAGTTTAAGACTCCCATGAGCACTCTAACGGCCTCCGTTACGGACAGTTAAGAATAGGGATGCAacagtatgaaaatttaacatGATGATTAttgtgaccaaaattatcacgcttgtcgatattattattttttggatTCCATGTTTCtgccacattgtcttacaacttTTTGGCATGAGGCAGGCAGTgtaattttcagtcagaacaaacatattggtcaagagaaaatcaacattaaatcaatatttgccaggggtgtaattaattttgttcttaactataCCATGAGCCTATCCGAAAGGGGTTTGTCGGAGGGGATCTCTAGGATGGAGACGTTGGAGTCCTGGGTGCTGCAGCGGCTCACTGATGCGCTGCTGAGAGTGCCCTTCCTGCCCGAGCGCATGGCCATGACGTGCTCCGACAGCATGTGGTCGTGGTCCTCATTGGGCGTGTCCAGCAGGATGAATACCAGGTCGAACCGGGAGAGCAGGGCGCTCCCCATCCTGAGAGACGGAGGTGTGGGTTAAACTCATGAGCTTACTCAAGTGGGCAGAGATGGACACAGCAAAGGAGTGAAATTTTCACTTTAGAAAttaaatagttatatatatatatatatatatatatatatatatataagtgtatatggtccacacacaagcaaaatgaAATGATGACTTGAATGAAGTCCAATATTGTAatacaaaataatttatttcacTAATCGTCTAGCTGATAATTGTCGGAACATTCTAAACATTCCCTGCCAGCAGCAACATTAAACTGGCACTGCATTACATCTCTAGCTTCCACACTGTTTACTGAGGAGTTATCACATGGCTGTGTATGATAAACGAAGTATCTACTTCTGTATGTGCAGTCACAACATGTTTACGGGTGGGGCAGGGACGCAAAATTAATTATATAGCAGTAGTGTTGCTATTGATGAGCAAGCCCTCAGTCACAATGCTTGTTCTGCCTGTCCGTGCTGTTCTGTAGGCATTTAGTACATATGTCATGTTACTTTTTCAAATGCTCCACTAGTGTAATTACTTTCAGCCAGtgttgaagaaaaaaataaacattgaaTTAAAAATCTCAAAATGTTATTTATGAGCCTAAGGTAACTCATTTCAatttaaaacacaattttttCTATGCTTGATTAGAATGTAAGAAAGTGCTCACTTGAGGTTCTCAGAGACGGTCTTCCCCTTGTTATAGTGACCTCCCACTGGGTTGGCAGCGGCGATGATGGATGTGCGGGCTGGCAGGGTGCACACGATCCCCGCTTTGGCCAGGCTGATGCTCTGCTGCTCCATAGCTTCCAAAAGGGCCTGGTGCTGACTGCCCATTTTGTCAAACTCATCAATGCAACAGATCCCTGCAAACAGTACACAGGCATTAT
Above is a genomic segment from Alosa alosa isolate M-15738 ecotype Scorff River chromosome 19, AALO_Geno_1.1, whole genome shotgun sequence containing:
- the crls1 gene encoding cardiolipin synthase (CMP-forming) yields the protein MFLAVCKNNLFSCVRGHVPTLNCSNIAVTKWPKLFKGASAEWCQKARTDLNWHHRLKQKVCSLGQWWRLAHNDRLHDRKSTLNGEGISYHCQGHAWPVSFTPLPKNQESCVALKTRTRNLTSLTVRSKPPVCKYNLQLFDSTRVFNVRVPLANLPVHSGARGFCCPRPKKSILDEELNSSQQDSRESASCQQDAKPPAPHHEHFQFKELYENPWTIPNFLCMARIMLAPVLGYLIVERYFHISLGLFMLAGATDLLDGWIARNWPSQKSALGSALDPLADKILISVLYVSLTYANLIPAPLTALVISRDIALIAAVFYVRYKTVPPPVTLSKFFNPCYTTAQLKPTFISKVNTAIQLLLVAASVASPVFHYTDSLLLQSLWYITALTTVSSSYSYYHYGRKTVKILNRTK